Part of the Streptomyces sp. WMMC500 genome is shown below.
CAGGTGTTCCTCGCGCCGGCCGGCCACCGGGCGCACGCCGCCGGGCTCACCGCGCTGCTCGGCCGGGAGCTGCCGGAGCGGTTCCGCGGCCACCCGGTGCGCTTCGCGTTCCCCGGCGGTACGACGCCGCGGCACTGGGTCGACGTCCTCGACGTCCGCGCGCACTTCGCGGACCAGCTCGGCGAGGTGCCGGACGGCGGGCTCTCGGCGGGCGGCTGGCTGGCGGCACCGTGGCAGGTGCTGCGGGAGCTGACGGGCGGCGCGGTGTTCCACGACGGCGCCGGGGTGCTCACCTCGTACCGGGAGAGCCTCGGCTGGTACCCGGACCCGGTGTGGCGCTACGTGCTGGCGTGCCAGTGGCAGCGGCTGCACCAGGAGGAGCCGTTCGTCGGGCGCTGCGGCGAGGTCGGGGACGACCTGGGGTCCGCGGTGACCGCCGCCAGGCAGGTGCGCGAGCTGATGCGGCTGTGCCTGCTGATGCACCGGGTCTATCCGCCGTACGGCAAGTGGCTCGGCTCCGCCTTCGCCGCCCTGCCGCAGGCGGCGGAGCTGGCGCCGCTGCTCTCCGGGGCGCTGGCGGCGCGCGGCTGGCGGGAGCGCGAGCGGCAACTGTCGCCCGCCTACGAGCTGGTGGCACGGATGCACAACGGCCTGGGGCTCACGGAGCCGCTGGAGCCGGAGGTACGCCCCTTTTACGAGAGACCGTTCCTCGTCCTGGGCGCCGAGCGCTTCTGCGCCGCGCTGCTCGCCACGGTCGACGACCCCGGACTGGCGGCGCTGCCGCCGGTCGGGTCCGTGGACCAGTACGTCGACAGCACCGACCTCACCGCGCACGGGTTCGCCGGCCGGAGACGGCGCTATCTCGCCCGCCCCGGCGGATCCGTCACGTGAGGGGCGGCGCCGGCGGGCCCCCCGCGGCGCAGCCGGCGCAGCCGGTCCAGCCGGCGCAGCACCAGCAGCCCGCCGACGCCCGGGACGACCGACCGCGGCCGGGTGCCGGGAGCGGTGTCCCCCGGCGTCGTCGCCCAGGTGAGGGCGATGACCGCGAGGTAGGCGGTGCCGTGCACGGGGCCGCCGAGGGAACTGACGGCCTCGGTGTGCACGGTGAACAGGTTGATCAGCAGGGCCGCGAGTGTCAGCAGCTCGACGGCGGCGGCGATCCGCAGCGCGCGCACGGCTCACGCCCCCGTGGTGGAGCCGGGACGGACGATCATCAGCACGACGACGACCGCCCAGAGCAGGTTGAAGACCCCGGTGAGCATGGCGAGCCGGCTCGCCGCGGGGCGCAGCACGTCGCCCTCCCGGGCGGGGGCGTCGCCGCTCGTCGCGGCCAGGAGGCGCTGCTGTCCCGGCAGGATCGCAAGCGCGAGCAGGGCCGCCGCGCCGGTCGTCAGCACGATGGAGGCGATCAGCCAGGCGTCGGTCAGCACCCCGAGCTGCGCGCCGGTGGCCACGCCGAACGCGGGGACGGCGAGGCCCACGACCGCGTAGGCGCGGCAGACGCGGTGCAGGAACGCGGCGGTCCCGTCGCGGTGCGCGGGGTCGGCGGCGGCCGACTCGCGGGCGATCCGGGGAAACACCGAGGCCGCCACGGCGATCGGCCCGATGGCCAGGATCGCCGCGAGCACGTGTACGGACAGCAGGAACTTCGTCACCGCACCCTCCCGGGTAATATGTTGGCTACCAATACATAGCACACCAACAGAAGGAGGTAGGCTGGGCGCCCATGAGAGGGGATCCGGTACGCGGACACTTGGACGGACTGCTGCTCGCCGCACTCGAAGGCGGCCCGCTGCACGGCTACGCGATCATCACCGCCGTGCAGCGGCGCAGCGCGGGCGCGCTGGAACTGCGCACGGGCACGGTCTATCCGGCGCTGAACCGGCTGGAACGCACGGGCCTGCTGCGCAGCACGTGGGAGTCGGAAGGCGAGCGGCGGCGGCGCTGCTACGAGCTGACCGACGCGGGCCGGCGCGCGCTGGCGGACGAGCGCACCGCCTGGCGGGAGTTCACCAGCGCCATCGGCTCGGTCCTGGACCCGGGCCCGGCGCCGAGGCCGGCGACATGACGGCCGGCGACCCCGGGGGCACGGCCCCCGCG
Proteins encoded:
- a CDS encoding DUF4037 domain-containing protein; this translates as MSTAFRPGLELARDFHAEAVAPLLDRVLAGAPYAAALLGWGSEVQGFDTPRSTDHAWGPRLQVFLAPAGHRAHAAGLTALLGRELPERFRGHPVRFAFPGGTTPRHWVDVLDVRAHFADQLGEVPDGGLSAGGWLAAPWQVLRELTGGAVFHDGAGVLTSYRESLGWYPDPVWRYVLACQWQRLHQEEPFVGRCGEVGDDLGSAVTAARQVRELMRLCLLMHRVYPPYGKWLGSAFAALPQAAELAPLLSGALAARGWRERERQLSPAYELVARMHNGLGLTEPLEPEVRPFYERPFLVLGAERFCAALLATVDDPGLAALPPVGSVDQYVDSTDLTAHGFAGRRRRYLARPGGSVT
- a CDS encoding PadR family transcriptional regulator, which codes for MRGDPVRGHLDGLLLAALEGGPLHGYAIITAVQRRSAGALELRTGTVYPALNRLERTGLLRSTWESEGERRRRCYELTDAGRRALADERTAWREFTSAIGSVLDPGPAPRPAT